The following proteins come from a genomic window of Alicyclobacillus dauci:
- a CDS encoding FMN-binding protein yields the protein MANKMGNTLVALCSVALGAIYTTGYVVTKSPDVSAMAPPSGNGPATSQHTESHTTSKPSTPSTSTTNSTTAPAKPKTTSNQKWLDGTYQGSGSNRIGTVYVAVTIQGGKISKVDITECDTHYPQSYIDPVLPQEVVQRQSPNVDIVSGATLSTYNFAYAVQEALTKAQNPNYVAGT from the coding sequence ATGGCCAACAAAATGGGAAATACACTTGTAGCATTATGCTCCGTTGCTCTGGGAGCCATTTACACAACCGGCTATGTGGTGACGAAGTCACCGGACGTTTCGGCCATGGCACCACCCTCTGGTAACGGTCCAGCCACCTCGCAGCATACGGAGTCACATACAACATCAAAACCATCCACTCCGTCGACTTCGACAACGAATTCGACGACTGCACCTGCGAAGCCCAAGACGACGTCTAATCAGAAGTGGTTGGATGGGACCTATCAGGGGTCGGGATCGAATCGCATCGGTACGGTGTATGTGGCGGTGACAATACAGGGCGGGAAGATCTCCAAGGTTGACATCACGGAATGTGATACGCACTACCCACAATCTTATATCGATCCGGTACTGCCCCAAGAGGTTGTCCAGCGGCAGAGTCCGAACGTGGATATCGTCTCCGGTGCAACCCTGAGTACGTACAACTTCGCCTACGCAGTTCAAGAAGCACTGACCAAAGCGCAGAATCCGAATTACGTGGCGGGAACGTGA
- a CDS encoding RnfABCDGE type electron transport complex subunit D, with product MAKHAQKQQRPGGFKKFVGTPKGYVILILVLLMLIGCLHFADARGILNAVIAVATALVIDTFVALLQKRQRLFSDGGVVTALIVALVLSSTVSWYVVVMTTAVAILSKHILKSGRKPWFNPAAFGLLISIYVFPIGESWWGDLSSLPWWAIGILIIVGFLVTSRVNKFPQVFAFMAVYLLIFLGFGELHVASAADAFRNPIINSALFLAFFMMTDPPTSPAKYTQQVGFGVITAIISCGIYLAFGGLSYLLIGLLVANLWKVWIGRKSKAAASPKGAPNPKSRLVREADM from the coding sequence ATGGCTAAACACGCGCAAAAACAGCAAAGGCCTGGTGGGTTTAAGAAATTTGTAGGCACCCCAAAAGGATACGTTATCCTCATCCTCGTGTTGTTGATGCTCATTGGATGTCTGCACTTTGCCGATGCAAGAGGAATTCTCAATGCCGTCATCGCCGTGGCTACAGCGCTCGTTATTGACACGTTTGTGGCGCTCTTACAAAAACGTCAGCGTCTCTTCTCGGATGGAGGCGTCGTCACAGCGCTCATTGTTGCGCTCGTCTTGAGTTCAACGGTGAGTTGGTACGTCGTCGTGATGACGACGGCTGTCGCCATTCTGTCCAAACACATCCTCAAATCCGGCCGCAAGCCATGGTTTAATCCAGCGGCATTCGGTTTGCTCATCTCTATCTATGTGTTCCCAATTGGCGAAAGCTGGTGGGGGGATCTGTCGTCCCTACCGTGGTGGGCTATCGGTATCCTCATCATCGTTGGGTTCCTTGTCACAAGCCGCGTCAATAAGTTTCCACAAGTGTTTGCTTTCATGGCGGTTTATCTGCTTATCTTTCTGGGATTTGGCGAACTGCACGTCGCCAGTGCCGCCGATGCATTCCGCAACCCAATTATCAACTCGGCGCTCTTTCTAGCATTCTTCATGATGACCGATCCGCCCACATCGCCCGCAAAGTACACACAACAGGTTGGCTTCGGCGTCATTACCGCTATCATCAGCTGCGGAATTTATCTAGCGTTTGGTGGTTTGTCCTATCTGCTTATCGGACTTCTCGTCGCCAACTTGTGGAAGGTGTGGATCGGCCGCAAATCCAAGGCAGCAGCGAGCCCGAAAGGAGCGCCCAATCCCAAATCGAGATTGGTCCGGGAAGCGGATATGTAA
- a CDS encoding FAD:protein FMN transferase, with the protein MTKVWRKSALYMDTVVSVEIVTGDLDRQDAGLAINAALENFSVVEQACSRFDETSEVMRLIEHVGEPVQVSPVLFEAVRFALEVAKLTDGEFDPTVGHQLETYGFNRHYLTGHEVATHIASGESVTYRDVTVHEQNRTIQLDKPLVLDLGAIAKGLAIDMAGKSLAEFDGFVVNAGGDVLVHGVNEREEPWRVGIRRPDSASDVMHTLNISDGAVCTSGSYERKSPITVDTHHILRPAIGKSQNEVVSCTVVAPFAMLADALSTAAFVMGPGRGIELMERCDVDGILVTSSNEIQMTKQMKRYIDG; encoded by the coding sequence ATGACAAAAGTTTGGAGGAAATCTGCTCTCTATATGGATACGGTGGTGTCCGTCGAGATCGTGACTGGCGATCTCGATAGGCAAGACGCGGGTCTGGCCATCAATGCCGCGCTGGAGAATTTCTCAGTCGTCGAGCAGGCGTGTAGCCGATTCGACGAGACCAGTGAAGTGATGAGACTGATTGAACATGTTGGTGAACCTGTTCAGGTCAGTCCGGTTCTATTCGAGGCGGTCCGCTTTGCCTTGGAAGTCGCAAAGCTCACGGATGGCGAGTTCGATCCGACTGTCGGCCATCAACTCGAGACATACGGCTTCAACCGACACTATCTAACGGGGCATGAGGTGGCGACGCATATCGCTTCCGGTGAGTCCGTCACGTATCGGGATGTCACCGTCCACGAACAAAACAGGACTATTCAGTTGGACAAGCCGCTCGTTCTCGATCTCGGCGCCATTGCCAAAGGTCTCGCCATCGACATGGCGGGGAAATCCCTCGCAGAATTCGATGGATTTGTCGTGAACGCGGGAGGCGACGTCCTCGTACACGGGGTGAATGAACGGGAGGAACCTTGGCGTGTGGGGATTCGGCGGCCGGATTCAGCGAGTGACGTGATGCACACGCTGAATATATCAGACGGAGCTGTTTGCACATCGGGAAGTTATGAACGCAAAAGCCCTATCACAGTCGATACGCATCACATTCTTCGACCGGCCATCGGAAAATCGCAGAACGAGGTCGTAAGCTGTACCGTTGTCGCGCCGTTCGCGATGCTTGCGGACGCCCTGTCAACTGCAGCATTTGTTATGGGGCCGGGGCGGGGGATCGAGCTGATGGAACGATGTGACGTAGACGGTATCCTCGTCACGTCCTCCAATGAAATACAAATGACGAAACAGATGAAGAGGTATATCGATGGCTAA